A single region of the Marinobacter salinisoli genome encodes:
- a CDS encoding LysE family translocator — MLSLNWSLLSAFVPTFFVVSITPGMCMTLALSMGITIGVRRALWMMAGELLGVAIVATSAAIGVAAFMLKYPTAFAVFKYAGGAYLAWLGIQMWFSKGRMAMPEEEVSAVDLSRWQLALQGFVTAIANPKGWAFFVALLPPFIDNSLPMTSQLTALILIILLLEFICLQLYAHGGRGLRTLLRQGSGVRTVNRVAGSLMIAVGIWLALG, encoded by the coding sequence GTGCTGTCACTGAACTGGTCATTGCTGTCTGCCTTTGTTCCCACTTTCTTCGTGGTGTCCATTACGCCCGGCATGTGCATGACACTGGCCCTGTCCATGGGCATCACCATTGGTGTTCGGCGGGCACTCTGGATGATGGCGGGCGAGCTGCTGGGCGTGGCCATCGTGGCAACATCGGCCGCCATCGGTGTGGCGGCCTTCATGCTCAAGTACCCCACGGCGTTTGCCGTGTTCAAGTACGCCGGCGGTGCCTATCTGGCGTGGCTGGGGATTCAGATGTGGTTCTCGAAAGGGCGCATGGCCATGCCGGAGGAAGAGGTATCGGCGGTTGATTTGTCACGCTGGCAACTGGCGTTGCAGGGCTTTGTCACCGCCATCGCCAACCCCAAAGGCTGGGCGTTTTTTGTCGCGCTGTTGCCGCCGTTTATTGATAACAGTCTGCCGATGACTTCCCAGTTGACGGCGCTTATTCTGATTATTCTGCTGCTGGAATTTATCTGTTTGCAACTCTATGCCCACGGTGGCCGTGGTCTGCGGACGTTGCTGCGCCAGGGGAGCGGTGTGCGCACCGTCAACCGGGTGGCGGGCAGCCTGATGATCGCTGTCGGTATCTGGCTGGCGCTGGGGTAA
- a CDS encoding outer membrane protein assembly factor BamB family protein, whose translation MPTKTWRQLPILLFIATVLIACTATIAPAWVATFNPKAQEEPDRLAWFDDMEVDSYGNVVVAASTIRASMELHIHDFALVKFDATGNRLWSRVLDLSTSRYKSDDSPLELVLDTADNIYVLVEQFRIVSEQESASGNYLISFDANGNERWRQELGEGTNFRTLTLANNQLYVSGPETRVFNLNGSQLLSFEHPHHVARSVAVNRNGDIALGGGSAVTLFNAQGQQLWHHRLSDRDWAFGETRFTLQGDLVATNALEENGGASLARFSATGELLWFKVFSAAYESYGLPGRPRVFEDYRGDLLLLASNEDGHRIVKLDAAGRVTWNRRGKKMISDAAMRDGDLFIVGGGTNAKYDTDGNRVAESSLREYIQITTGSAAIDGDRLYAGYSANVNGTFVLHLSQYLDQ comes from the coding sequence ATGCCCACCAAGACATGGCGCCAATTACCGATCCTATTGTTTATTGCCACCGTGCTGATCGCCTGCACGGCCACCATTGCACCCGCCTGGGTCGCCACCTTTAACCCGAAAGCCCAGGAGGAGCCGGACCGTCTGGCCTGGTTCGATGACATGGAAGTCGACAGTTACGGCAACGTCGTGGTTGCCGCCAGCACCATCCGGGCGTCCATGGAACTGCACATCCACGACTTCGCTCTGGTGAAATTTGATGCCACAGGCAACCGGCTGTGGTCCCGCGTACTGGACCTGTCCACCTCCCGCTACAAAAGCGACGACAGCCCGCTGGAGCTGGTGCTGGACACCGCCGACAACATTTACGTTCTGGTGGAACAGTTCCGTATCGTCAGCGAGCAGGAATCCGCCAGCGGCAATTATCTGATCAGCTTTGATGCCAACGGCAACGAGCGCTGGCGTCAGGAGCTGGGTGAAGGCACCAATTTCCGCACCCTGACGCTGGCGAACAACCAGCTCTATGTGTCCGGCCCGGAAACCCGGGTTTTCAATCTCAATGGCAGCCAACTGCTCAGTTTCGAGCACCCGCACCACGTGGCGCGTTCGGTGGCTGTGAACCGCAATGGTGACATTGCCCTCGGTGGTGGCTCCGCCGTCACCCTGTTCAATGCCCAGGGCCAGCAACTCTGGCATCACCGGCTGTCTGACCGTGACTGGGCCTTCGGCGAAACCCGGTTCACCCTGCAGGGCGACCTGGTGGCGACCAACGCGCTGGAAGAAAACGGTGGCGCGAGCCTGGCACGGTTCTCAGCAACCGGCGAGTTACTCTGGTTCAAAGTCTTTTCGGCGGCTTATGAAAGCTATGGCCTGCCGGGCCGGCCGCGGGTTTTCGAGGATTACCGGGGCGATCTGCTGCTGCTCGCCTCCAATGAAGACGGCCATCGGATCGTGAAGCTGGATGCCGCCGGCCGCGTGACCTGGAACCGGCGGGGTAAGAAAATGATCAGCGACGCGGCAATGCGGGACGGCGACCTGTTCATCGTGGGCGGTGGCACCAACGCCAAGTACGACACCGATGGCAACCGGGTGGCGGAGTCCTCACTCCGTGAGTACATCCAGATCACCACAGGCAGCGCCGCCATCGATGGCGACCGCCTGTATGCGGGGTACAGCGCGAACGTAAACGGTACCTTCGTGTTGCACCTGTCCCAGTATCTCGACCAGTAA
- a CDS encoding Crp/Fnr family transcriptional regulator gives MSELSDVLRACPLLGGLPDKGLAEAEMMARWRSFGAGEPIYEKGSMQSSLCVIAQGQVRISSVNSEGREATLIIFGAPAWIGDAVFSPGMPRVYGATAHEKTRLVELPGDGFRRLLDTYPQAYPVVLDLISQRLWSVMSIIADDALQGIATRIGRRLLFLAQLQGAGGLTSTPVTFHLTREHIANMMGMTRQGVHRVIKEYEQAGLLRLDYGRVTVTDPLALQAYLYNLPD, from the coding sequence ATGTCTGAACTGAGCGATGTTTTAAGGGCCTGCCCATTACTGGGCGGGCTGCCCGACAAGGGATTGGCCGAGGCCGAGATGATGGCGCGCTGGCGCAGCTTCGGGGCGGGCGAGCCGATCTATGAAAAGGGCTCCATGCAGTCGTCGCTGTGCGTGATCGCCCAGGGGCAGGTCCGTATCAGTTCGGTGAACTCGGAGGGGCGGGAGGCCACGCTGATCATTTTCGGAGCGCCGGCCTGGATCGGTGATGCGGTTTTCTCACCCGGAATGCCGCGGGTTTACGGAGCCACCGCCCATGAGAAAACAAGGCTGGTTGAACTGCCCGGAGATGGCTTCCGGCGGCTGCTGGACACCTATCCCCAGGCCTACCCGGTGGTGCTGGACCTGATCAGCCAGCGGCTCTGGTCGGTAATGTCCATCATCGCTGACGACGCGCTGCAGGGGATCGCCACCCGTATCGGGCGCCGGTTGCTGTTCCTGGCCCAGCTGCAGGGAGCCGGCGGCTTGACGTCCACGCCGGTCACCTTTCATCTGACCCGTGAACACATTGCCAATATGATGGGCATGACGCGGCAGGGCGTGCACCGGGTCATCAAGGAGTATGAACAGGCCGGCTTGCTGAGGCTCGACTACGGCCGGGTTACGGTCACCGATCCGTTGGCGCTGCAGGCCTATCTTTACAACCTGCCGGACTGA
- a CDS encoding class II aldolase/adducin family protein, whose translation MSERIAIPSKQGQVSAEEWQLRVDLAAAYRLIAMYGWDDLIFTHISVRIPGPEHQFLINPYGMMFDEITASSLVRIDQEGNKINPDDFDVNPAGFTIHSAIHAVRDDAACVMHTHTRAGVAVSAQKDGLLPLSQQSLFPLSNLAYHDYEGVALREDEKARLQADLGTNNFMILRNHGLLTTGTSVADAFLGMYILQTACEIQIQALSGNRELTPVPAGIVDTIRQQAEQVTKGMGGKLAWPGLLRKLDRVNPGYRD comes from the coding sequence ATGTCTGAGCGTATCGCAATTCCCTCCAAGCAAGGCCAGGTCAGTGCCGAAGAGTGGCAACTGCGTGTCGATCTGGCCGCCGCCTATCGTCTGATCGCGATGTACGGCTGGGACGACCTGATCTTCACCCACATTTCCGTGCGCATCCCCGGGCCGGAACACCAGTTCCTGATCAACCCCTACGGCATGATGTTCGATGAAATCACCGCCTCCAGCCTGGTGCGCATTGACCAGGAAGGTAACAAGATCAACCCGGACGATTTCGATGTAAACCCGGCCGGCTTTACCATCCACAGCGCCATTCACGCGGTCCGCGACGATGCAGCCTGTGTCATGCACACCCACACCCGTGCCGGTGTGGCCGTGTCCGCCCAGAAAGATGGCCTGCTGCCGCTGTCCCAGCAAAGCCTTTTTCCCCTGTCGAATCTCGCCTACCACGATTACGAGGGTGTGGCGCTGCGGGAAGATGAAAAGGCCCGCCTGCAGGCAGACCTGGGCACCAACAACTTCATGATCCTGCGCAACCACGGCCTGTTGACCACGGGCACCAGCGTGGCCGATGCGTTTCTCGGTATGTACATCCTGCAGACCGCCTGCGAAATCCAGATTCAGGCGCTGTCCGGCAACCGGGAACTGACCCCGGTACCGGCGGGCATTGTCGATACCATTCGCCAACAAGCCGAACAGGTGACCAAGGGCATGGGCGGCAAGCTGGCCTGGCCGGGGCTGCTGCGCAAGCTGGATCGCGTGAACCCCGGCTACCGGGACTGA
- a CDS encoding HD domain-containing protein, translated as MSDVTAPQAAFTHMKDGTAEDWKIIADSFGKFAQTLPDRILEHLKMLEGDFGGFQVDRLTHCLQTATLAHRDGKDDEYVVCALLHDIGDTLGTYNHADVAAVLLEPFVSEANHWMIKHHAIFQGYHFFHYLGMDRDMRNQYKDHPHFNRTIEFVSKYDSPAFDPEAETLPLSYFEPMVRKVFAEPRKSLYKDAQTD; from the coding sequence ATGAGTGACGTAACCGCCCCCCAGGCCGCCTTCACGCACATGAAGGACGGCACCGCCGAAGACTGGAAAATCATCGCCGATTCGTTCGGCAAGTTCGCCCAGACACTGCCAGACCGGATTCTGGAGCATCTGAAAATGCTCGAAGGGGATTTCGGGGGCTTTCAGGTGGACCGCCTGACCCATTGCCTGCAAACGGCCACCCTGGCCCACCGGGACGGCAAGGACGACGAATACGTGGTGTGCGCCCTGCTCCATGACATTGGCGACACTCTGGGCACCTACAACCATGCCGATGTCGCGGCCGTGCTGCTGGAACCCTTCGTGAGCGAAGCCAACCACTGGATGATCAAGCACCACGCGATCTTCCAGGGCTACCACTTCTTCCATTACCTGGGCATGGACCGGGACATGCGGAACCAGTACAAGGACCATCCGCACTTCAATCGCACCATCGAGTTCGTCAGCAAGTACGATTCGCCGGCCTTCGACCCGGAAGCGGAAACTCTGCCGCTGTCCTACTTCGAGCCGATGGTTCGCAAGGTGTTCGCAGAACCAAGAAAGTCCCTGTACAAGGACGCGCAGACCGATTGA
- a CDS encoding DMT family transporter: MTKTAHFWAWMLLFVSFVWGIEFSLVHQALDSLTPHLFNAVRFFIAVITLQLWCAWRGIRLTLLANPDTLKHGIVLGSLLYAGFATQSIGLQYTTASNAGFITGLNCVMVPIIAALWLRQKMRYWVWLGVGSATIGTFFLTGGVSGFGAGELWVLICALSFALHIVYTGIYTRETDALSLSKIQLITVTVLSALSAVAFESTALGAAAETLIFDPHWLPWVAILIGGILGTGLAYVAQTIGQKFLESWRVALIFTTEPLFAAVGGVLLLGESLSALAWIGGLFILAGMLVAELIDSRDPGRDEDQRAVSLPGHQPDQS; encoded by the coding sequence ATGACTAAAACAGCGCACTTCTGGGCATGGATGTTACTGTTCGTCAGTTTCGTCTGGGGCATTGAGTTTTCACTGGTGCATCAGGCGCTCGACAGCCTGACGCCCCACCTGTTCAACGCGGTTCGCTTTTTTATCGCGGTCATCACCCTGCAACTCTGGTGCGCCTGGCGTGGCATTCGCCTGACGTTGCTGGCCAATCCAGACACCCTGAAACATGGCATTGTGCTGGGCAGCCTGCTCTATGCGGGTTTTGCGACACAAAGCATCGGCCTGCAATACACAACCGCGAGCAATGCCGGCTTTATCACCGGCTTAAACTGCGTGATGGTACCCATCATTGCCGCCCTGTGGTTGCGACAGAAAATGCGCTACTGGGTCTGGCTCGGTGTGGGTTCTGCAACGATCGGTACATTTTTTCTGACCGGCGGCGTGTCGGGCTTCGGCGCCGGGGAATTGTGGGTCCTGATCTGCGCCCTGTCGTTTGCGCTGCATATTGTTTACACCGGCATCTACACCCGGGAAACCGATGCCCTGTCCCTGTCAAAAATCCAGCTCATCACCGTCACCGTTCTCAGCGCCCTGTCCGCCGTCGCCTTTGAGAGTACGGCGCTGGGCGCCGCTGCTGAGACCCTGATTTTTGATCCGCACTGGCTGCCCTGGGTCGCCATCCTGATCGGCGGGATTTTGGGAACGGGCCTGGCGTATGTGGCACAAACCATCGGTCAGAAGTTTCTTGAGTCCTGGCGAGTGGCGCTCATCTTCACCACCGAACCGCTCTTTGCTGCCGTCGGTGGCGTGCTGTTGCTGGGCGAATCGCTCAGCGCGCTGGCCTGGATCGGCGGGCTGTTTATCCTGGCGGGCATGCTGGTCGCCGAGCTGATTGACTCACGCGACCCTGGCAGGGATGAAGATCAGCGTGCAGTCAGCCTGCCCGGCCACCAACCCGATCAGTCGTAA
- a CDS encoding methyltransferase domain-containing protein — MPDLTPEQLETVAREYDLRLTPTLFVPWNRQTLEHAHLTSGDQVLDVACGPGELTLGAASQVAPDGQATGYDLNPGMLAVARTKSPDIRWQQGNAESLPFEDNHFDAVLCQFGLMLFEHPVTALQEMIRVLKPKHHLVVTVFDNLAQQPVYRTLSEIYAQVVSADLGTLLGAPFSLGDPATLSDLFNQAGIHDSERVRLTQTARFPSLKHLVLADIQGWFPFAGVALSEEQTAAVIREAESALSAFQLPDGTVEFSVPAHIVTATKALVPDDGEHLAI; from the coding sequence ATGCCGGACTTAACACCGGAGCAACTAGAGACAGTCGCACGGGAATACGACCTGCGCCTGACACCCACTTTGTTTGTTCCCTGGAATCGCCAAACCCTCGAACATGCTCACCTGACATCCGGAGATCAAGTACTTGATGTCGCCTGCGGGCCCGGGGAGCTGACCCTCGGCGCAGCGAGCCAGGTCGCTCCGGATGGCCAGGCCACCGGGTACGATTTGAATCCGGGCATGCTCGCCGTCGCCCGCACCAAATCCCCGGACATCCGCTGGCAACAGGGCAACGCCGAGTCCCTGCCCTTCGAAGACAACCACTTTGACGCAGTGCTTTGCCAGTTTGGCCTGATGCTGTTCGAACATCCGGTGACCGCGCTGCAAGAGATGATCCGGGTACTCAAGCCCAAACATCACCTGGTGGTGACGGTATTCGATAACCTGGCCCAGCAGCCGGTCTACCGCACTCTTTCGGAAATCTATGCCCAGGTGGTATCCGCCGATTTGGGCACCTTGCTCGGCGCGCCCTTCTCACTGGGCGATCCAGCCACACTGAGTGACCTCTTCAATCAAGCCGGGATTCATGATTCTGAGCGGGTCCGCCTGACCCAAACGGCCCGTTTCCCGAGCCTGAAGCATCTGGTACTGGCCGACATTCAAGGCTGGTTTCCCTTTGCGGGCGTGGCACTGTCGGAAGAACAGACTGCCGCGGTTATCCGGGAAGCCGAATCGGCGCTATCGGCCTTTCAGCTTCCCGATGGAACCGTGGAGTTTAGTGTGCCTGCGCATATAGTCACGGCAACCAAGGCTCTCGTGCCCGACGATGGCGAGCATCTGGCCATCTAA
- a CDS encoding TetR/AcrR family transcriptional regulator — MYHIKADKRVRRSAERMYEGLNRCLEAKSLKEITVSDVCKESKVGRATFYRNFDVVSDILSMKCDQCFKEVLEGFVEHNGDRPFDAKNLLKFYISYWSENWKIIDHIVKSNRIDIIYKCHLKNSLIIASKYNPNPHLSEAERRYLIAMRSGETISILSTWILGGRKETADELFNIVRKLLFPGQ, encoded by the coding sequence TTGTATCACATCAAAGCTGACAAACGAGTTAGACGCTCTGCGGAGCGTATGTATGAAGGGCTTAATCGCTGCCTCGAGGCAAAAAGCCTGAAGGAAATTACGGTCAGCGATGTCTGCAAAGAGTCAAAGGTAGGGAGAGCTACTTTTTATCGGAACTTTGATGTTGTTTCCGATATTTTATCGATGAAATGTGACCAGTGCTTTAAAGAAGTACTTGAAGGATTTGTGGAACATAATGGAGATAGGCCGTTTGACGCAAAAAATCTTCTGAAGTTTTACATTTCCTATTGGTCAGAGAACTGGAAGATAATTGATCACATAGTGAAATCTAACCGAATTGATATTATCTATAAGTGTCACCTGAAAAACTCACTCATTATCGCGAGTAAATATAATCCAAATCCTCATTTGTCTGAGGCGGAGCGAAGGTATCTGATAGCGATGAGGAGCGGAGAGACGATCAGCATTTTATCAACCTGGATTTTAGGTGGCCGGAAAGAGACTGCGGACGAACTTTTTAACATAGTCAGGAAGCTGCTTTTTCCAGGTCAGTAA
- a CDS encoding outer membrane protein transport protein: MKGNYKKRSILSAIGLTLSTGAFGFDRSVIPPNFLYEDGTFLELSYATVQPDVTGKVVGSPKQALLNSGIPAAQALASLLPEVGEDTGSVVKDFTRTGLSIKTDLGDKVAFGFRRTQPAGNKVAYSDAVLGYNIDLEATAYDLLVKYNVNNEFSVFAGPRIQVVDETSLGNTVLGQFEVDSDTATGYSIGGGYQNASYRTQVLVNYTSKIAHDQQGAGVAGSGIPLGAAPVSLATATTDAQLKFTTPETFLLSIRQPLSQSSMLFASYRRSNWSDDQLQSNIPNFETITAMIDIDEYVLGYAYRLNPNFSLVTALSHKTGRAALYSPVNDRQGINIGARYSIGDLRLDASFTYAKLEDGKTAIPLGNLVPGQAIEMEFKNNSAKALALRLGYHF; encoded by the coding sequence ATGAAAGGCAATTATAAAAAACGCTCGATTTTATCCGCGATTGGTTTAACTCTTTCAACTGGTGCCTTCGGATTTGACCGGAGTGTTATACCACCAAATTTTCTTTATGAGGACGGAACTTTTCTAGAACTCAGCTATGCGACCGTGCAGCCTGACGTGACGGGAAAGGTTGTAGGATCCCCCAAGCAAGCATTGCTGAACTCCGGAATTCCCGCTGCCCAGGCTCTTGCCTCACTCCTGCCGGAAGTTGGTGAAGATACCGGATCGGTCGTAAAGGATTTCACCAGAACAGGGCTTTCTATAAAAACCGATCTGGGAGACAAGGTCGCTTTCGGATTCCGCCGGACCCAACCGGCAGGAAATAAGGTCGCCTACTCTGATGCCGTACTGGGTTACAACATCGATCTCGAGGCAACGGCTTACGATCTGCTGGTCAAATACAACGTCAATAATGAATTCAGTGTATTCGCCGGACCACGCATTCAGGTGGTTGACGAAACCTCCTTAGGCAACACCGTCCTCGGACAGTTTGAAGTTGATTCCGACACTGCAACAGGCTACAGCATCGGTGGCGGATACCAGAATGCCTCTTACAGAACGCAAGTGTTAGTTAACTACACCTCGAAAATTGCGCACGACCAGCAAGGTGCCGGCGTAGCGGGCTCGGGAATACCTCTTGGCGCTGCACCGGTCTCTTTGGCTACCGCCACCACTGACGCGCAACTGAAATTTACGACGCCAGAGACATTCCTGCTCTCCATAAGACAACCTCTGAGCCAGAGCTCGATGCTGTTTGCGAGTTACCGTCGTTCCAACTGGTCGGACGACCAGCTGCAGTCCAATATTCCGAATTTCGAAACGATCACCGCCATGATCGATATCGACGAATATGTTCTTGGCTATGCCTACAGGCTGAACCCAAACTTCAGTCTGGTGACCGCGCTATCCCATAAGACAGGTCGTGCAGCCTTATACAGCCCCGTCAACGACCGCCAGGGGATTAATATTGGCGCACGATACTCTATCGGCGATTTGCGGTTAGACGCGAGCTTCACCTACGCCAAGCTTGAGGATGGCAAAACAGCGATACCACTCGGAAACCTGGTGCCGGGACAAGCGATTGAGATGGAGTTCAAGAACAATTCGGCGAAGGCCCTGGCATTACGGTTGGGCTATCACTTTTAA
- a CDS encoding CocE/NonD family hydrolase has protein sequence MQKNIFITNFKFLAIFLILLCSACASTSPEAESANYAEPGDNPVQIQTVDTLVDKVIIERDIPIYTRDGVRLSARIYRPNKIGQFPVIMSFTAYGKDLGPTKYPKVLEHNAKPDFDLGPINVSPWTTWEAPDPAFWVPEDYVVIYVDSRGYFGSQGKAAILSERDGNDFYDAIEWAGTQTWSNGHVGLNGVSYLAISQWVAASARPPHLKAIIPWEGQTDAYREVLYHGGIPETAFTDFWINKVNTGAKSRVGPPGFLFSFLHQRPWLFKRVVDPINIELSKIDVPALIAATWSDQGLHSRGSFQGYKSISSDEKWLFTHGRPKWSTYYSEEALEFQKKFFDHFLKGEPTGITDLKPVRLEVRETLTKYKVRYEDDWPIPRTEYRALFLDQEKQSLTHDRPRQETTANYDAKSGTVTYQIQFDEDTELSGNMKLKLWVSTSRGSDMDLFIGVNKLDINGDKVDFYGKTGFNKGVVALGWLRVSERKLDEQTSEPWLPVLTHRDTDKISPDQIVPVNIEILPSSTLFRKGESLELTIQGHDIFDHPMLAHDRTVNKGIHSVHTGGVYDSHLLIPVIPN, from the coding sequence ATGCAAAAAAACATCTTCATCACCAATTTCAAATTTTTGGCGATATTTCTGATTTTGCTATGCAGCGCCTGCGCCAGTACCAGCCCAGAAGCAGAGTCAGCTAACTACGCAGAGCCGGGGGATAATCCAGTTCAGATTCAGACCGTGGATACGCTTGTAGACAAGGTGATCATTGAACGGGATATCCCTATTTATACGCGGGATGGGGTTCGCCTTTCTGCCAGAATTTATCGGCCCAACAAAATCGGGCAATTTCCCGTAATCATGAGCTTTACCGCATACGGTAAGGACTTGGGTCCGACAAAGTATCCGAAAGTGCTGGAACACAATGCCAAGCCCGATTTTGACCTTGGCCCGATCAATGTGAGCCCCTGGACAACCTGGGAGGCGCCCGACCCCGCATTTTGGGTCCCCGAGGATTACGTGGTCATTTACGTTGATTCGAGGGGCTATTTTGGATCTCAAGGCAAAGCCGCCATCCTCAGTGAACGAGATGGCAACGACTTTTACGATGCCATCGAGTGGGCAGGGACACAGACGTGGAGCAACGGCCATGTCGGGCTGAACGGTGTTTCTTATCTGGCCATTTCTCAATGGGTCGCAGCGAGTGCGAGACCCCCGCATCTAAAAGCTATTATTCCGTGGGAAGGGCAAACCGATGCCTACAGAGAGGTCCTTTACCACGGAGGCATACCTGAAACGGCGTTTACCGATTTCTGGATTAACAAAGTAAATACCGGGGCTAAATCAAGGGTCGGGCCGCCTGGCTTTTTATTCAGCTTTCTTCATCAGCGGCCGTGGCTGTTCAAAAGGGTGGTCGATCCAATAAATATTGAGCTGAGCAAGATCGATGTACCTGCCTTGATTGCCGCGACCTGGTCGGATCAGGGCCTGCACAGCCGGGGCTCATTTCAGGGGTACAAATCCATATCATCAGACGAAAAATGGTTATTCACCCATGGGCGCCCGAAATGGTCCACCTATTACAGTGAAGAGGCCCTGGAATTTCAGAAAAAGTTCTTCGATCACTTCCTCAAAGGCGAGCCGACTGGAATCACCGATCTTAAGCCGGTTCGCTTAGAAGTAAGAGAAACTCTGACCAAATACAAAGTTCGTTATGAGGACGATTGGCCAATACCCAGAACAGAATATCGGGCCTTGTTTCTTGATCAGGAAAAGCAGTCATTGACACATGACCGCCCACGGCAGGAAACCACGGCAAATTATGACGCGAAGAGCGGCACGGTCACTTATCAAATTCAGTTCGATGAAGACACAGAACTATCGGGCAATATGAAGCTGAAACTCTGGGTGTCGACGTCCCGGGGCTCCGATATGGATTTATTCATCGGAGTCAACAAACTGGATATTAATGGTGACAAAGTTGATTTCTATGGAAAAACAGGATTCAACAAAGGCGTCGTTGCCCTGGGCTGGTTGAGAGTTTCTGAACGAAAACTCGACGAGCAGACATCCGAGCCGTGGTTACCTGTTCTCACGCACAGGGATACGGATAAGATATCTCCCGACCAAATAGTGCCGGTTAACATTGAAATTCTTCCTAGCAGCACCCTTTTCAGGAAAGGAGAGTCCCTGGAACTGACAATTCAGGGCCATGATATTTTTGATCACCCGATGCTCGCGCACGACCGCACTGTCAACAAAGGCATTCACTCGGTTCATACGGGCGGTGTTTATGATTCTCATTTGTTGATACCTGTAATCCCCAATTAG